The Sorex araneus isolate mSorAra2 chromosome X, mSorAra2.pri, whole genome shotgun sequence DNA segment TGAAGCAGTGGCAGCAACACCAGGTGTTACCACTGCTAGATCAGAAGAAGTTTTCCATTCTAAcaattcttaaattaaaaaagtaaaggaaaaattgACCTAAACAAAATGATTACATGTTCATTCCTTGGGCACTTAACAGCGAGTCCAGCATGTCGAATGTGTCTTTGTAGTCCATATGCTGGCTGTTTGTACTGTACTCGTGATTGACATCAGGACCGTTGGTCTCCACTGGTTTCTTGTCCAGTTTCACGAGGGTGCTGAGATGTCCGTAGCCCACCTGGTATGtgacagggggaggagggggtaagGGATGGTTAAAAACAGAGTTGTGAGAGGATATATACTGCTTAACAGAGGAAGAACTAGATGAACTACCTGAACTTTTGGAACTTTTGCTCATTTTGGAGTGATGGTTGTGAGATGCATCATTGATATGCAGCCTCTTCCTTGAAGAGCTTGAACTAGAGGAAATGCCATCACTGCTCAGGCCAACAGGACTCCTCAGAACAGTGGGCGGTATTCCATCAGCACTGTGTTTACTACCACCACTGCTGCTGCCGCCACTATGGACGTGGGAATGCTTGTGACTGCTGAGGTGATGGCGATTTGACAGATGCTCCTTGTGCTTCTCCTTATGGTCTCGGCTAATATGTGGGCTTGAATGCTTACTCTTCCCACTGCCTTCGTCAGAAGAGCTGTGCCTTTCTGAggaagaaacttttattttcattttcagttcttCTTTACTGGCACTTTTATCAGTGGGTGGTATTGGTATCCGTAACTTCAGTGATCcactcttttcctttttatctgcCATAAACTTGTCAGGTTTTTCAGAACTTGAGATgggaattttcattttaatgggaGAAGTCACAGAACTGCTGCTGGCTGCCTGCGACTGTACGTGTTTGTGTTGCTGTTCTACCTGGGCAGCTATATAATGATCCCTGACATCCAGATCAAGGGTTTCTAGCTTACGCTTTTCTCTATATTTATCTAAAGACATTTtctgaggaattactccaggagTGGCAGAAATTGGCCCATGGTGTTTACTGCTCCCTGCTTTATGAGTATATTCCTGCTTAACAGATGAGTGATCAGATATTTTGTCAGGTCTGTGATGCAATCCTGAATGCAGTGAAAGAGAAGGTCCCTGTTGGAAGTTGATGTTGTACTGGCTACCAGATAAAGATGTCTCCTGTTTCTGTGAATACATCTGTTCTGTCCTTGCTGATTCTTGATGCTGAGGCCATTCTTGATGTGATGACAAACCATATGAGGTACTTGGCATTCCCGTGGCCAGCATCGACAGGTTATCAGATGTATGGCTGTCCTGAACAGAAACGTTTCCTGAATTCAGAGGTACTGGTGCAGGAAATGCTGATGTAGACGGTTTCTGAAAACTTGGGTTTGTAGACACACCAGTAGCACTGTCTACTAAAATGGAATTCTGGACCAAAGATGAACCAAGAAGTGGCTTCTCTGACACTTGTCCATCTACTTTTGGTTTCTTAGAAGCCGCCTGATCTGCCTATttaaataaacacatacacacacaaaacaatgacagcaaaaaaatttaatacaaattaTTTGCCTATAAGAAATAAGTATATAGAAACAACAACTGGTATTCAAAGCTTCATGTTGGATATAATTATAaagctataaaaaattaaaagcattgaTTTGAGTTAGCTATAGGTTATAGCCTAGCCAGCAGGAGAAAATTACCTGACAAGGCTTTAATTCCCCCATTTGTAAAATGAGTACTTCCATCATAATCACTGTcagaataagaaatttaaaagcaattaCAAAGTCCACTGGACTTAGCAGTTACATTAGTATATGTAGTTTGGAACaccatatatgtaaaaataatggaaacaaaaatttaatcacAGTATTTCAAATTGGTTAGCTCTGTAATTGTTATATatgggaaatgatattttattaaacCCTGTCAATTTTCTTACCCTCCAGTTTCGAATCTTCTTCAACCTATTAGGCGTTTTCTCCAATATTTGTAGAAACTCATGTGTtagctctaaaaataaaatttaaatttaaaacttagaAGGTGCCTTTaggatttaattttattctcaagTGGGCAATTTATTAAAAAGCGACCTCAAGAACTCAtctgtttcactgtcatcttCCTAATACAGCACATACAGAACTAGAAGAGATTTAAGCTATTTTTAAGGATAggctcttaaaaaaaatctaatagcaGTGAAAAAAACATTCTGTCCAAATGGAAAACTTTCATTAGGCAAACACCACAGAAACAAAAAGTtaacttttcaaagaaaaatctgCCTTTTAAAGTTATTAACATGAAAGGCAGCTGTATAAGATATCTTTAagataggaaagagaaaaacattagcCTTATAATGCAGAGATCCTACAGATGCCATTTTAACCAAGTGATCAGATATCATCCCAGAATGCTCTAAGATATACTAATATTATGTGCCCCATGAAAATATGTGGAGAGGTGGCATTACTCATTTGTATGCTAATTTTGCCCCAATAGTCTAGCTTCAATAGTAAGAAAATGGCACACAAATTCCAATTAAGAAGCCTTCTATGAACTAGTTatgggccagagatagcacagcagtaggattcttgccttgcatgtagctgacatgggttcaatccctggcagaagtgatcccagagcacacagccaggaacaagccctgagtacccccaacccaccctgcacCGAATAACTAGtcattctttttcaaaatgtcaaagtcttgagggcctgagagatacACAAATGACAGGGgtaaggaatttgtcttgcatacagccaacccctcTGACTGAAGACCAAGTAAGCTCAGAGAACTGCTTGGGTCAAGCCCAACCAACCACCTACCCAACTCCACAAATTAACCCCACACAAGGTATCATGGTAATTCAAGACTGAAGAACTGACACAGGTTAGAAAACAAGGCAAGTGGGAGTACAGCGATTCAGGAATAAAAAAGTTAgggaattaaaatattattttcagtttagttGGCTTTGAATAGCATTCTATCAACATTAATCTACTGGCTTTGATACTTAATATATATTCTAAGCAAGTCCATTATAAACACTGGCAAAAAGCTACATAAGAACCTGTACTtttacaggctggagtgatagcacagtgggtgccttgtatgcagccgacccaggttccattcctctgcccctctcagagagcccggcaagctactgaggagtatcttgcctgcacggcagagcctggcaagctacccgtaatgtgttcgatatgccaaaaacagtaacaagtctcaaaatggagaccttactggtgtccactcgagcaaatcgatgaacaacgagatgacagtgacagtgtacttTTACATCTTAAGGTTGAAATTACTTCAACCTGGAAAAAAAGGCAACTACATTAAAACTTCCTTGCAACCAAAACTATTAGCACATCTGACCAAAACtactttggtttttttccctttaagtttCTTAAATACAAGATTTTAGATGATCCACTTTCCCAAAGTGGCATAACTACTAGCATTCCAGATAAACAATTATTTATCAAATGAGTAACAATACACTAAACACTAATGTTAATTCCCTATAATAATGGG contains these protein-coding regions:
- the CCNT2 gene encoding cyclin-T2 isoform X1, translated to MASGRGASSRWFFTREQLENTPSRRCGMEADKELSYRQQAANLIQDMGQRLNVSQLTINTAIVYMHRFYMHHSFTKFSRNIISPTALFLAAKVEEQARKLEHVIKVAHACLHPLEPLLDTKCDAYLQQTQELVLLETIMLQTLGFEITIEHPHTDVVKCTQLVRASKDLAQTSYFMATNSLHLTTFCLQYKPTVIACVCIHLACKWSNWEIPVSTDGKHWWEYVDPTVTLELLDELTHEFLQILEKTPNRLKKIRNWRADQAASKKPKVDGQVSEKPLLGSSLVQNSILVDSATGVSTNPSFQKPSTSAFPAPVPLNSGNVSVQDSHTSDNLSMLATGMPSTSYGLSSHQEWPQHQESARTEQMYSQKQETSLSGSQYNINFQQGPSLSLHSGLHHRPDKISDHSSVKQEYTHKAGSSKHHGPISATPGVIPQKMSLDKYREKRKLETLDLDVRDHYIAAQVEQQHKHVQSQAASSSSVTSPIKMKIPISSSEKPDKFMADKKEKSGSLKLRIPIPPTDKSASKEELKMKIKVSSSERHSSSDEGSGKSKHSSPHISRDHKEKHKEHLSNRHHLSSHKHSHVHSGGSSSGGSKHSADGIPPTVLRSPVGLSSDGISSSSSSSRKRLHINDASHNHHSKMSKSSKSSGSSSSSSSVKQYISSHNSVFNHPLPPPPPVTYQVGYGHLSTLVKLDKKPVETNGPDVNHEYSTNSQHMDYKDTFDMLDSLLSAQGMNM
- the CCNT2 gene encoding cyclin-T2 isoform X3, with the protein product MLLKIFSSIENDGALVIFVSTSKDLAQTSYFMATNSLHLTTFCLQYKPTVIACVCIHLACKWSNWEIPVSTDGKHWWEYVDPTVTLELLDELTHEFLQILEKTPNRLKKIRNWRADQAASKKPKVDGQVSEKPLLGSSLVQNSILVDSATGVSTNPSFQKPSTSAFPAPVPLNSGNVSVQDSHTSDNLSMLATGMPSTSYGLSSHQEWPQHQESARTEQMYSQKQETSLSGSQYNINFQQGPSLSLHSGLHHRPDKISDHSSVKQEYTHKAGSSKHHGPISATPGVIPQKMSLDKYREKRKLETLDLDVRDHYIAAQVEQQHKHVQSQAASSSSVTSPIKMKIPISSSEKPDKFMADKKEKSGSLKLRIPIPPTDKSASKEELKMKIKVSSSERHSSSDEGSGKSKHSSPHISRDHKEKHKEHLSNRHHLSSHKHSHVHSGGSSSGGSKHSADGIPPTVLRSPVGLSSDGISSSSSSSRKRLHINDASHNHHSKMSKSSKSSGSSSSSSSVKQYISSHNSVFNHPLPPPPPVTYQVGYGHLSTLVKLDKKPVETNGPDVNHEYSTNSQHMDYKDTFDMLDSLLSAQGMNM
- the CCNT2 gene encoding cyclin-T2 isoform X4, whose translation is MATNSLHLTTFCLQYKPTVIACVCIHLACKWSNWEIPVSTDGKHWWEYVDPTVTLELLDELTHEFLQILEKTPNRLKKIRNWRADQAASKKPKVDGQVSEKPLLGSSLVQNSILVDSATGVSTNPSFQKPSTSAFPAPVPLNSGNVSVQDSHTSDNLSMLATGMPSTSYGLSSHQEWPQHQESARTEQMYSQKQETSLSGSQYNINFQQGPSLSLHSGLHHRPDKISDHSSVKQEYTHKAGSSKHHGPISATPGVIPQKMSLDKYREKRKLETLDLDVRDHYIAAQVEQQHKHVQSQAASSSSVTSPIKMKIPISSSEKPDKFMADKKEKSGSLKLRIPIPPTDKSASKEELKMKIKVSSSERHSSSDEGSGKSKHSSPHISRDHKEKHKEHLSNRHHLSSHKHSHVHSGGSSSGGSKHSADGIPPTVLRSPVGLSSDGISSSSSSSRKRLHINDASHNHHSKMSKSSKSSGSSSSSSSVKQYISSHNSVFNHPLPPPPPVTYQVGYGHLSTLVKLDKKPVETNGPDVNHEYSTNSQHMDYKDTFDMLDSLLSAQGMNM
- the CCNT2 gene encoding cyclin-T2 isoform X2, translated to MASGRGASSRWFFTREQLENTPSRRCGMEADKELSYRQQAANLIQDMGQRLNVSQLTINTAIVYMHRFYMHHSFTKFSRNIISPTALFLAAKVEEQARKLEHVIKVAHACLHPLEPLLDTKCDAYLQQTQELVLLETIMLQTLGFEITIEHPHTDVVKCTQLVRASKDLAQTSYFMATNSLHLTTFCLQYKPTVIACVCIHLACKWSNWEIPVSTDGKHWWEYVDPTVTLELLDELTHEFLQILEKTPNRLKKIRNWRADQAASKKPKVDGQVSEKPLLGSSLVQNSILVDSATGVSTNPSFQKPSTSAFPAPVPLNSGNVSVQDSHTSDNLSMLATGMPSTSYGLSSHQEWPQHQESARTEQMYSQKQETSLSGSQYNINFQQGPSLSLHSGLHHRPDKISDHSSVKQEYTHKAGSSKHHGPISATPGVIPQKMSLDKYREKRKLETLDLDVRDHYIAAQVEQQHKHVQSQAASSSSVTSPIKMKIPISSSEKPDKFMADKKEKSGSLKLRIPIPPTDKSASKEELKMKIKVSSSERHSSSDEGSGKSKHSSPHISRDHKEKHKEHLSNRHHLSSHKHSHVHSGGSSSGGSKHSADGIPPTVLRSPVGLSSDGISSSSSSSRKRLHINDASHNHHSKMSKSSKSSGGLRTSQHPRETGQETSGDQRS